From the Burkholderia ubonensis genome, one window contains:
- the iolD gene encoding 3D-(3,5/4)-trihydroxycyclohexane-1,2-dione acylhydrolase (decyclizing), with protein sequence MTTTVRLTVSQALVRHLAALRAEVVQPDGRTEILPYCGGVFAIFGHGNVAGLGEALQAERDRLPTLRAHNEQGMANAAVAFAKANFRQRMMAATSSIGPGATNMLTSAALAHVGRLPLLLLPGDVFVSRLPDPVLQQVEDFEQGDVSANDCFRPVTRYFDRITSPEQLLVALPRAIQVMTDPAQCGPVCLALPQDVQTFAYDWPADFFAPPLIRMRRPPADALELADALDVLKAAQKPLIVAGGGVLYSQAWDALRAFADTHGVPVAESQAGKGSLAWDHPLNLGAIGVTGSPAANRAAAQADVVFAVGTRLQDFTTGSHALYGHATLLSLNVQPFDAGKKRGRQLVADARTGLGQLSAALAGWRADAAWTAANRDQAAAWNARVAALTTRVPKDTLPYDAEVIGAVRDSAADAGRDSARDDLVVCAAGTLPAELHKLWRSGVPGNYHMDYAYSCMGYEVAGGLGAKLARPEREVIVIVGDGSYMMLNAELATSVMLGRKIIVVILDNRGYGCIERLQLNCGGASFNNMLDDCVPEGGERSTLDFAMHARAMGAEAVHVRDVGELRSEMRRARAAKTSQVLVIDTTHRRTTDDGGAWWEVAVPQVSARADVERAHHAYLEAKTRQRR encoded by the coding sequence ATGACCACCACCGTAAGACTGACCGTCAGCCAGGCGCTCGTGCGCCATCTGGCCGCCCTGCGCGCCGAAGTCGTCCAGCCCGACGGGCGCACCGAGATCCTGCCGTACTGCGGCGGCGTGTTCGCGATCTTCGGCCACGGCAACGTGGCCGGGCTCGGCGAGGCGCTGCAGGCCGAGCGCGACCGCTTGCCGACGTTGCGTGCGCACAACGAGCAAGGGATGGCCAACGCGGCCGTCGCGTTCGCGAAAGCGAACTTCCGCCAGCGGATGATGGCCGCGACGTCGAGCATCGGCCCCGGCGCGACCAACATGCTGACCTCGGCCGCGCTCGCGCACGTCGGCCGGCTGCCGCTGCTGCTGCTGCCCGGCGACGTGTTCGTGTCGCGCCTGCCCGACCCCGTGCTGCAGCAGGTCGAGGATTTCGAACAGGGCGACGTCAGTGCGAACGACTGCTTCCGCCCGGTCACCCGCTACTTCGACCGGATCACGTCGCCCGAGCAGTTGCTGGTCGCACTGCCGCGCGCGATCCAGGTGATGACCGACCCCGCGCAATGCGGCCCCGTGTGCCTCGCGCTGCCGCAGGACGTGCAGACCTTCGCCTACGACTGGCCGGCGGACTTCTTTGCGCCGCCGCTGATCCGGATGCGCCGTCCGCCGGCCGACGCGCTCGAACTCGCCGATGCGCTCGACGTGCTGAAGGCCGCGCAGAAGCCGCTGATCGTCGCCGGCGGCGGCGTGCTGTACAGCCAGGCGTGGGACGCGCTGCGCGCGTTCGCGGACACACACGGCGTGCCGGTCGCCGAATCGCAGGCCGGCAAGGGCAGCCTCGCGTGGGACCACCCGCTGAACCTCGGCGCGATCGGCGTGACCGGCTCGCCCGCCGCGAACCGCGCGGCCGCGCAGGCCGACGTCGTGTTCGCGGTCGGCACGCGGCTGCAGGACTTCACGACCGGCTCGCATGCGCTGTACGGCCACGCGACGCTGCTGAGCCTGAACGTGCAGCCGTTCGATGCGGGCAAGAAACGCGGCCGGCAGTTGGTCGCCGACGCACGCACCGGCCTCGGCCAGTTGTCGGCCGCGCTCGCGGGCTGGCGCGCGGACGCCGCCTGGACGGCCGCCAACCGCGACCAGGCCGCCGCGTGGAACGCGCGCGTCGCGGCACTCACGACGCGCGTGCCGAAGGACACGCTGCCGTACGACGCCGAGGTGATCGGCGCGGTGCGCGACTCCGCGGCCGACGCGGGACGCGACAGCGCGCGCGACGATCTCGTCGTGTGCGCGGCCGGCACGCTGCCGGCCGAGCTGCACAAGCTGTGGCGCAGCGGCGTGCCGGGCAACTATCACATGGACTATGCGTATTCGTGCATGGGCTACGAGGTCGCGGGCGGCCTCGGCGCGAAGCTCGCGCGGCCTGAGCGCGAAGTGATCGTGATCGTCGGCGACGGTTCGTACATGATGCTCAACGCCGAACTCGCGACCTCCGTGATGCTCGGCCGCAAGATCATCGTCGTGATCCTCGACAACCGCGGCTACGGCTGCATCGAGCGGCTGCAGCTGAACTGCGGCGGCGCGAGCTTCAACAACATGCTCGACGACTGTGTGCCGGAAGGCGGCGAACGCTCGACGCTCGACTTCGCGATGCATGCGCGCGCGATGGGCGCCGAGGCCGTGCACGTACGCGACGTCGGCGAGCTGCGCAGCGAGATGCGGCGCGCGCGCGCCGCGAAGACGAGTCAGGTGCTCGTGATCGACACCACGCACCGGCGCACCACCGACGACGGCGGCGCATGGTGGGAAGTCGCGGTGCCGCAGGTGTCCGCGCGCGCCGACGTCGAGCGCGCGCACCACGCGTATCTGGAAGCGAAGACCCGCCAACGGCGCTGA
- the iolE gene encoding myo-inosose-2 dehydratase — protein sequence MSWNVRIGINPLSWMNDDLPSLGGETPLETTLQEGAEIGYAGFELGNKFPKTGPELKAKLAEFGLVCVSGWYSGFLAEVEPGMSDADAVAAEIERCRAHMTKLQYNDVKVVVYGECAGTIQGRIDTPVAKRPRFVDDTAWRRYAARLDAFGAHLLDTYGIKLAYHHHMGAYVESPDDVDRLMALTDPAKVFLLFDTGHAYFGGAADPVALLRKHVARVVHVHCKDVRPKVVTQARNDGWSFLNGVINGTFTVPGDGALDYDATLRTLRDAGYEGWLVVEAEQDPAVAPSYQYAKKGYESLRAIVDRLSA from the coding sequence ATGAGCTGGAACGTTCGCATCGGTATCAACCCCCTGTCGTGGATGAACGACGACCTGCCGTCGCTCGGCGGCGAGACGCCGCTCGAGACGACGCTGCAGGAAGGCGCCGAGATCGGCTACGCGGGCTTCGAGCTCGGCAACAAGTTTCCGAAGACGGGCCCGGAGCTGAAGGCGAAGCTCGCCGAATTCGGGCTCGTGTGCGTGTCCGGCTGGTATTCGGGCTTCCTCGCGGAAGTCGAGCCGGGCATGAGCGACGCGGATGCGGTGGCCGCGGAAATCGAACGCTGCCGCGCGCACATGACGAAGCTGCAGTACAACGACGTGAAGGTGGTGGTCTACGGCGAATGCGCGGGCACGATCCAGGGGCGCATCGACACGCCGGTCGCGAAGCGGCCGCGCTTCGTCGACGACACCGCGTGGCGGCGCTACGCGGCGCGCCTCGACGCGTTCGGCGCGCACCTGCTCGACACCTACGGCATCAAGCTCGCCTACCATCACCACATGGGCGCGTACGTCGAATCGCCGGACGATGTCGACCGCCTGATGGCGCTGACCGACCCGGCGAAGGTATTCCTGCTGTTCGACACCGGCCATGCGTATTTCGGCGGCGCGGCCGACCCGGTCGCACTCCTGAGGAAACACGTGGCGCGCGTCGTTCACGTGCACTGCAAGGACGTGCGGCCGAAGGTCGTCACGCAGGCGCGCAACGACGGCTGGAGCTTCCTGAACGGCGTGATCAACGGCACCTTCACGGTGCCCGGCGACGGCGCGCTCGACTACGACGCGACGCTGCGCACGCTGCGCGACGCCGGCTACGAAGGCTGGCTCGTCGTCGAGGCCGAGCAGGACCCGGCCGTCGCGCCGAGCTATCAGTATGCGAAGAAGGGATACGAATCGCTGCGCGCGATCGTCGACCGATTGAGCGCGTGA
- the iolB gene encoding 5-deoxy-glucuronate isomerase, translating into MTISPLLVKASPDREICNVTPESAGWKHVGFRALRLKAGDTETLDTGSRELCVVVLTGTVRAEVDGRTYDALGKRDSVFEDVSPDALYVPGGKRVTLSAMRDAEIALCTAPYATGDKPVLRLDGERMRRSVRGQGTNTRYVCDILMGDNPAAERLLVVEVVTPASHSSSYPPHKHDRDAAPDETSLEETYYHRIDPPQGFAFQRVYTDDRSLDEACAVEDHDVVMVPRGYHPVVAPHGYKLYYLNVMAGPSRAWAFKNDPAHEWMLDAAPKR; encoded by the coding sequence ATGACGATTTCTCCCCTGCTGGTCAAGGCATCGCCCGACCGCGAGATCTGCAACGTCACGCCCGAGTCGGCCGGCTGGAAGCATGTCGGTTTTCGCGCGCTGCGGCTGAAGGCCGGCGACACCGAAACGCTCGATACCGGCTCGCGCGAACTGTGCGTCGTCGTGCTCACCGGCACGGTGCGCGCGGAAGTCGACGGCCGGACCTACGACGCGCTCGGCAAGCGCGACAGCGTCTTCGAAGACGTGTCGCCGGATGCGCTGTACGTGCCGGGCGGCAAGCGCGTCACGTTGAGCGCGATGCGCGACGCGGAGATCGCGCTGTGCACCGCGCCGTACGCGACCGGCGACAAGCCGGTGCTGCGCCTCGACGGCGAGCGGATGCGCCGCTCGGTACGCGGACAAGGCACCAACACGCGCTACGTGTGCGACATCCTGATGGGCGACAACCCGGCCGCCGAGCGGCTGCTGGTCGTCGAAGTCGTCACGCCGGCGAGCCATTCGAGCAGCTATCCGCCGCACAAGCACGATCGCGACGCGGCGCCCGACGAAACCTCGCTCGAGGAAACCTACTATCACCGGATCGATCCGCCGCAGGGCTTCGCGTTCCAGCGCGTGTACACGGACGACCGCAGCCTCGACGAAGCGTGCGCGGTCGAGGATCACGACGTGGTGATGGTGCCGCGCGGCTATCACCCGGTGGTCGCGCCGCACGGCTACAAGCTGTATTACCTGAACGTGATGGCCGGGCCGAGCCGCGCGTGGGCGTTCAAGAACGACCCCGCGCACGAGTGGATGCTCGACGCGGCACCGAAGCGCTGA
- a CDS encoding glucose 1-dehydrogenase, giving the protein MSKLADKVAIVTGGSKGIGAAIARALAAEGAAVVVNYASSKAGADAVVNAIVEAGGRAVAVGGDVSKAADAQRIVDTAIDTYGRLDVLVNNSGVYEFAPIEAITEEHYRRQFDTNVLGVLLTTQAAVKHLGEGASIINISSVVTSITPPASAVYSGTKGAVDAITGVLALELGPRKIRVNAINPGMVVTEGTHSAGIIGSDLEAQVLKDTPLGRLGEPDDIASIAVFLASDDARWMTGEHVVVSGGLN; this is encoded by the coding sequence ATGAGCAAGCTGGCAGACAAGGTCGCGATCGTCACGGGCGGGTCCAAGGGCATCGGCGCCGCGATCGCGCGGGCACTGGCCGCCGAAGGTGCGGCGGTCGTCGTCAACTACGCGAGCAGCAAGGCCGGCGCGGACGCGGTCGTGAACGCGATCGTCGAGGCCGGCGGCCGGGCGGTCGCGGTCGGCGGCGACGTGTCGAAGGCGGCCGACGCGCAGCGCATCGTCGACACGGCGATCGACACGTATGGCCGCCTCGACGTGCTCGTCAACAATTCCGGCGTATACGAATTCGCGCCGATCGAGGCGATCACGGAAGAGCACTACCGCCGGCAGTTCGATACGAACGTGCTCGGCGTACTGCTCACGACGCAGGCGGCCGTCAAGCACCTCGGCGAGGGCGCGAGCATCATCAACATCAGCTCGGTGGTGACCAGCATCACGCCGCCCGCGAGTGCCGTCTACAGCGGCACCAAGGGCGCGGTCGACGCGATCACCGGCGTGCTCGCGCTCGAACTCGGCCCGCGCAAGATTCGCGTGAACGCGATCAACCCGGGGATGGTGGTGACCGAAGGCACGCACAGCGCGGGCATCATCGGCTCCGATCTCGAGGCGCAGGTGCTCAAGGACACGCCGCTCGGCCGCCTCGGCGAGCCCGACGACATCGCGTCGATCGCGGTGTTCCTCGCGTCGGACGATGCGCGCTGGATGACCGGCGAGCACGTGGTGGTGAGCGGCGGGTTGAACTGA
- a CDS encoding ABC transporter ATP-binding protein, whose amino-acid sequence MSGDAIELHGIVQRFGAQTVLDGVELRVAAGERHALIGPNGAGKSTLFGVIAGATRPTRGRVVLHGVELRGRGPVAASRLGIGRSFQQTSAFARLSVFDNLRCAALHAPAERRRWWSRLRESASVDRAAAQVLRDIGLDARRDTPAAELSYAEQRALDLGIALASGARTLLLDEPTAGMNRAQAARMLALIRATTQGRTVLMIEHDMDAVFGFAERITVLVRGAVVATGAPDAIRADPAVRAAYLGEEDVA is encoded by the coding sequence ATGAGCGGCGACGCGATCGAGCTCCACGGCATCGTGCAGCGTTTCGGTGCGCAGACCGTGCTCGACGGCGTCGAGTTGCGCGTCGCGGCCGGCGAGCGCCATGCGCTGATCGGGCCGAACGGCGCGGGCAAATCGACGTTGTTCGGCGTGATTGCCGGCGCGACGCGGCCGACGCGCGGGCGCGTGGTGCTGCACGGCGTCGAGCTGCGCGGGCGCGGGCCGGTCGCGGCGAGCCGCCTCGGCATCGGCCGCAGTTTCCAGCAGACCAGCGCGTTCGCGCGCCTGAGCGTCTTCGACAACCTGCGTTGCGCGGCGCTGCATGCGCCGGCCGAGCGGCGGCGCTGGTGGAGCCGGCTGCGCGAATCGGCGTCAGTCGATCGTGCGGCCGCGCAAGTGCTGCGCGACATCGGGCTCGACGCGCGGCGCGACACGCCGGCCGCCGAGCTGAGCTATGCGGAGCAGCGCGCGCTCGACCTCGGGATCGCGCTCGCGAGCGGCGCCCGCACGCTGCTGCTCGACGAGCCGACGGCCGGCATGAACCGCGCGCAGGCGGCGCGGATGCTCGCGCTGATCCGTGCGACCACGCAGGGCCGTACGGTGCTGATGATCGAGCACGACATGGACGCTGTGTTCGGCTTCGCCGAGCGCATCACGGTGCTGGTGCGCGGCGCGGTAGTTGCGACCGGCGCGCCCGACGCGATCCGCGCCGATCCGGCCGTGCGCGCCGCCTATCTCGGCGAGGAGGATGTCGCGTGA
- a CDS encoding branched-chain amino acid ABC transporter permease — MRSRALAGVVRWTLFAGSLVLPAWLWPHGWMLGYLAQTAALVVLALSYNLQLGTTGLLSFGHAAFAGLGAFAAAHWFNRFGGPLPLLPLVGGAAGAAFGLLFGVLATRRAGTAFAMITLGLGECVAAAAWSVPAWFGGVGGVPIDRASGPPLGGWQFGAPAHAYALIAAWCIGSALAMHALTRTPLARLANAVRDNPARVAALGTEPRRVRLAMVTCASFFAGVAGTLTLIDVEIATPDSMSMARSATVLIAAVIGGTGAFFGPAAGAVVLTALSIVVAGVSRAWALYLGVLFVAIVVAAPRGIAGSAAALVHALRRGAPAAERWRMLCGVAACAFWGVALVCAAELGYAWRFAQDDGASAGTAFGAWGIDADTPAGWAVACSAAGIGALLWGWRARFVPGGQDGEQRGGR, encoded by the coding sequence ATGCGTAGCCGCGCGTTGGCGGGCGTCGTGCGCTGGACGCTGTTCGCCGGCAGCCTCGTGCTGCCCGCGTGGCTGTGGCCGCACGGCTGGATGCTCGGCTATCTCGCGCAGACCGCCGCGCTCGTCGTGCTCGCGCTGTCGTACAACCTGCAGCTCGGCACGACCGGCCTGCTGTCGTTCGGGCATGCGGCGTTCGCGGGCCTCGGCGCGTTCGCGGCCGCGCACTGGTTCAACCGCTTCGGCGGCCCGCTGCCGCTGCTGCCGCTCGTCGGCGGCGCGGCGGGCGCGGCCTTCGGCCTGCTGTTCGGCGTGCTCGCGACGCGCCGAGCGGGCACCGCGTTCGCGATGATCACGCTCGGCCTCGGCGAGTGCGTCGCGGCGGCCGCGTGGAGCGTGCCCGCGTGGTTCGGCGGGGTCGGCGGCGTGCCGATCGATCGCGCGAGCGGCCCGCCGCTCGGCGGCTGGCAGTTCGGCGCGCCAGCGCACGCGTATGCGCTGATCGCGGCATGGTGCATCGGGTCGGCGCTCGCGATGCACGCGCTGACGCGCACGCCGCTTGCGCGGCTCGCGAACGCGGTGCGAGACAACCCCGCGCGCGTCGCCGCGCTCGGCACCGAGCCGCGCCGCGTGCGGCTCGCGATGGTCACCTGCGCGTCGTTCTTCGCGGGCGTCGCGGGCACGCTGACGCTGATCGACGTCGAGATCGCGACGCCCGACAGCATGTCGATGGCGCGCTCGGCAACCGTGCTGATCGCCGCGGTGATCGGCGGCACCGGCGCCTTCTTCGGGCCGGCGGCAGGCGCCGTCGTGCTGACCGCGCTGAGCATCGTCGTCGCGGGCGTGTCGCGCGCGTGGGCGCTGTATCTCGGCGTGCTGTTCGTCGCGATCGTCGTGGCGGCGCCGCGCGGGATCGCGGGTAGCGCGGCGGCGCTCGTGCACGCGCTGCGCCGCGGCGCGCCGGCGGCCGAGCGGTGGCGCATGCTGTGCGGCGTCGCCGCATGCGCGTTCTGGGGCGTCGCGCTCGTCTGCGCGGCCGAACTCGGCTACGCGTGGCGCTTCGCGCAGGACGACGGCGCAAGCGCCGGCACCGCGTTCGGCGCGTGGGGCATCGACGCCGATACGCCGGCCGGCTGGGCCGTCGCATGCTCGGCGGCCGGCATCGGCGCGCTGCTGTGGGGCTGGCGCGCGCGGTTCGTGCCGGGCGGGCAGGACGGCGAGCAGAGGGGCGGGCGATGA
- a CDS encoding branched-chain amino acid ABC transporter permease, producing the protein MQAFALQAFNGLSYGLLLFMLSAGLTLIFSVQGVLNFAHASFYMLGAYVGYSIAARAGFWPALVLAPLAVGLLGAGCERWLLRRVQAHGHTSELLLTFGLAYLIGEGAKLVWGLAPLPAPVPPLFDGAPVTVFGVALPRYRLFMMAMSAAMLVALAGLLRASRIGLVVRAALTHRAAVEALGYDVPSLMTGLFGAGTALAALAGVIGAPLAVIEPALAETVGSIVFAVVVIGGLGSLGGAFAASLAVGFAQTFAAASDTSLRELAQWGGFVLPDSVAAVSFAQLAPLVPYLLLVAVLVVRPRGLFGERADA; encoded by the coding sequence GTGCAGGCGTTCGCGCTCCAGGCCTTCAACGGCCTCAGCTACGGCTTGCTGCTGTTCATGCTGTCGGCGGGCCTCACGCTGATCTTCAGCGTGCAGGGCGTGCTCAACTTCGCGCATGCGAGCTTCTACATGCTCGGCGCGTACGTCGGCTACAGCATCGCCGCCCGCGCGGGCTTCTGGCCGGCGCTCGTGCTCGCGCCGCTCGCGGTCGGGCTGCTGGGCGCGGGCTGCGAGCGCTGGCTGCTGCGCCGTGTGCAGGCGCACGGGCACACGAGCGAGCTGCTGCTGACGTTCGGGCTCGCGTACCTGATCGGCGAGGGCGCGAAACTCGTCTGGGGCCTCGCGCCGCTGCCCGCGCCGGTGCCGCCGCTGTTCGACGGTGCGCCGGTCACTGTGTTCGGCGTCGCGCTGCCGCGCTACCGGCTGTTCATGATGGCGATGTCGGCGGCGATGCTGGTCGCGCTGGCGGGCCTGCTGCGCGCGTCGCGCATCGGTCTCGTCGTGCGCGCGGCGCTCACGCATCGCGCGGCCGTCGAGGCGCTCGGCTACGACGTGCCGAGCCTGATGACGGGCCTGTTCGGCGCGGGCACCGCGCTCGCGGCGCTGGCCGGCGTGATCGGCGCGCCGCTCGCGGTGATCGAGCCCGCGCTGGCCGAGACGGTCGGCTCGATCGTGTTCGCGGTCGTCGTGATCGGCGGGCTCGGCTCGCTCGGCGGCGCGTTCGCCGCGTCGCTCGCGGTCGGCTTCGCGCAGACCTTCGCGGCCGCGAGCGACACGTCGCTGCGCGAGCTCGCGCAATGGGGCGGCTTCGTGCTGCCGGACAGCGTCGCCGCGGTGTCGTTCGCGCAACTCGCGCCGCTCGTGCCGTACCTGCTGCTCGTCGCGGTGCTGGTCGTGCGCCCGCGCGGACTGTTCGGCGAGCGCGCCGATGCGTAG
- a CDS encoding acyl-CoA thioesterase: MSDKPQPRSRDAYRHFLPITTRWMDNDVYGHVNNVVYYSYFDTVVNEYLIRAGVLDIEHAPTIGLVVETQCNYFAPLVFPQSVDAGLRVVKLGTSSVHYEVGLFAQGDASPAAQGHFVHVYVDRGTRRPVPLPDALRAALDPLAA; the protein is encoded by the coding sequence ATGTCCGACAAGCCGCAGCCGCGTTCCCGCGACGCCTACCGCCACTTCCTGCCGATCACGACCCGCTGGATGGACAACGACGTCTACGGGCACGTGAACAACGTCGTCTACTACAGCTACTTCGATACCGTCGTGAACGAGTACCTGATCCGCGCGGGCGTGCTCGACATCGAGCACGCGCCGACGATCGGGCTCGTCGTCGAAACGCAGTGCAACTACTTCGCGCCGCTCGTGTTTCCGCAGTCGGTCGACGCGGGGCTGCGCGTCGTGAAGCTCGGCACGTCGAGCGTGCACTACGAGGTCGGGCTGTTCGCGCAAGGCGACGCATCGCCCGCCGCGCAGGGGCATTTCGTGCACGTGTACGTCGATCGCGGCACGCGTCGCCCGGTGCCGCTGCCGGACGCGCTGCGCGCCGCGCTCGACCCGCTCGCCGCCTGA
- a CDS encoding NUDIX domain-containing protein — protein sequence MTTADYRFCPRCARPLTERADSEHEGGRVRQVCPDDTCGYVHWNNPLPVVAAIVELDGKILLARNAAWPEGMFALITGFLENGETPEDGIAREVFEETALKAEHVSLVGVYEFIRKNELIIAYHVRASGTVALSPELLEYKLVDPPLLRPWRAGTGVALADWMRARGLDFEFVDRPGQ from the coding sequence ATGACCACCGCCGACTATCGCTTTTGCCCGCGCTGCGCGCGCCCGCTGACCGAGCGCGCCGATTCCGAACACGAAGGCGGCCGCGTTCGCCAGGTTTGCCCCGACGACACCTGCGGCTACGTGCACTGGAACAACCCGCTGCCCGTCGTCGCCGCGATCGTCGAGCTCGACGGCAAGATCCTGCTCGCGCGCAACGCGGCCTGGCCCGAAGGGATGTTCGCGCTGATCACCGGTTTCCTCGAGAACGGCGAGACGCCCGAGGACGGCATCGCGCGCGAGGTGTTCGAGGAAACCGCGCTGAAGGCCGAGCACGTGTCGCTCGTCGGCGTCTACGAATTCATCCGCAAGAACGAGCTGATCATCGCGTACCACGTGCGCGCGTCGGGCACGGTCGCGCTGTCGCCGGAGCTGCTCGAATACAAGCTCGTCGATCCGCCGCTGCTGCGCCCGTGGCGCGCCGGCACGGGCGTCGCGCTCGCCGACTGGATGCGCGCGCGCGGCCTCGATTTCGAATTCGTCGACCGGCCGGGGCAGTGA
- a CDS encoding YbfB/YjiJ family MFS transporter, which translates to MSRSDASSAARAFPSCDSDRRARTVALAGMTGLAVALGVGRFAFTPLLPLMLADGAIGLKAGSWLASANYAGYFVGAVSCAALRVAPARMVRFGLAATVLLTAAMGVGHLLPVWLAVRFVAGVVSAWTFVFMSQWGLRRLAELHAPEWSGVIYAGPGVGIVLTGLIGSALAGQRAAWGWLGFAALSAMLSVAIWRTFGRAPAPVAPAAAAAAAASVVPTAHTPAAAVTPAAVPATAVPATAAPATAVPATTAPAPTAPPDARRRRADAAWLVVLYAMPGFGYIITATFLPVIARAALPAGSPWPDLFWPMFGAALIAGAVAAARLPAQWDNRLLLAGGCVTQALGIAAGIVWPNAAGFSVGSVLLGLPFTAITLFAMREARRLHGERAAGLMGYATASYGVGQILGPLVAAPLAARFGSFSPALWVAAGALLAGAAGFAARGARPRA; encoded by the coding sequence ATGTCCCGTTCCGATGCCTCGTCCGCCGCCCGCGCGTTTCCTTCATGCGATAGCGACCGCCGCGCCCGCACGGTCGCACTCGCCGGCATGACCGGGCTCGCGGTCGCGCTCGGCGTCGGCCGCTTCGCGTTCACGCCGCTGCTGCCGCTGATGCTCGCCGATGGCGCGATCGGCCTGAAGGCCGGCAGCTGGCTCGCGTCGGCGAACTATGCGGGCTACTTCGTCGGCGCGGTCAGCTGCGCGGCGTTGCGCGTCGCGCCCGCGCGGATGGTCCGCTTCGGACTTGCAGCAACCGTGCTGCTCACCGCCGCGATGGGCGTCGGCCATCTGCTGCCCGTGTGGCTCGCGGTGCGCTTCGTCGCGGGTGTCGTCAGTGCGTGGACGTTCGTGTTCATGTCGCAATGGGGGCTGCGCCGGCTCGCCGAGCTGCACGCGCCGGAATGGAGCGGCGTGATCTACGCGGGCCCCGGCGTCGGCATCGTGCTGACGGGGCTGATCGGGAGCGCGTTGGCCGGCCAGCGCGCGGCGTGGGGCTGGCTCGGTTTCGCGGCGCTGTCGGCCATGCTGTCGGTCGCGATCTGGCGCACGTTCGGCCGCGCGCCGGCACCGGTGGCCCCAGCCGCAGCCGCAGCCGCAGCCGCGTCGGTGGTGCCCACCGCGCACACGCCGGCCGCCGCGGTGACGCCTGCCGCAGTGCCAGCCACCGCCGTGCCGGCCACCGCCGCGCCAGCCACCGCAGTGCCAGCCACCACCGCGCCAGCCCCCACCGCGCCGCCCGACGCACGCCGCCGTCGCGCCGACGCGGCCTGGCTCGTCGTGCTGTACGCGATGCCGGGCTTCGGCTACATCATCACCGCGACGTTCCTGCCGGTGATCGCGCGCGCGGCGCTGCCGGCCGGCTCGCCGTGGCCGGACCTGTTCTGGCCGATGTTCGGCGCCGCGCTGATCGCCGGCGCGGTCGCCGCCGCGCGGCTGCCGGCGCAGTGGGACAACCGGCTGCTGCTTGCCGGCGGGTGCGTGACGCAGGCGCTCGGCATCGCCGCCGGGATCGTCTGGCCGAACGCGGCGGGCTTCTCGGTCGGCAGCGTGCTGCTCGGCCTGCCGTTCACCGCGATCACGCTGTTCGCGATGCGCGAGGCGCGGCGCCTGCACGGCGAGCGCGCAGCGGGGCTGATGGGCTACGCGACCGCGTCGTACGGCGTCGGCCAGATCCTCGGGCCGCTCGTCGCGGCGCCGCTCGCCGCGCGGTTCGGGTCGTTTTCGCCGGCGCTGTGGGTCGCGGCCGGCGCGCTGCTGGCCGGCGCCGCCGGCTTCGCGGCCCGCGGCGCACGCCCGCGCGCATGA
- a CDS encoding LysR family transcriptional regulator: MDLAALAIFRAVVRENGVTRAAEKLNRVQSNVTTRIKQLEEELGAALFVRDGRRLVLTPAGQTLLTYAERLLALADEARHAVREDRPRGRLRLGAMESTAASRLPALLARYHHAWPDVSLELLTGTTGCLIEQVREFAIDAALFARPPAPEELPDTFEVVPVFRENLMLLTPRGHPRVRTPRDVILPTLVAFERGCTYRKYVEQWYAAHGTKPARVLELGSYHAIVACVAAGAGVAVAPRSVLDLQPGTDNVAAHAIAEFEGIDTVLAWRKGYASAALGALRDALEAAARPPADAGKRRAAATA; encoded by the coding sequence ATGGATCTGGCGGCGCTGGCGATTTTCCGGGCTGTCGTGCGCGAAAACGGCGTGACGCGCGCGGCGGAGAAGCTCAATCGCGTGCAGTCGAACGTGACGACACGCATCAAGCAGCTCGAGGAGGAACTCGGCGCGGCGCTGTTCGTGCGCGACGGCCGGCGGCTCGTGCTGACGCCTGCCGGGCAGACGCTGCTGACGTATGCGGAGCGCCTGCTTGCGCTTGCCGACGAGGCCCGTCATGCGGTGCGCGAGGACCGGCCGCGCGGCCGGCTGCGGCTCGGCGCGATGGAGAGCACGGCCGCGAGCCGGCTGCCGGCCCTGCTCGCGCGCTATCACCATGCGTGGCCCGACGTGTCGCTCGAACTCCTGACGGGCACGACGGGCTGCCTGATCGAGCAGGTGCGCGAGTTCGCGATCGACGCCGCGCTGTTCGCGCGCCCGCCCGCGCCGGAGGAGTTGCCCGACACGTTCGAGGTGGTGCCGGTGTTCCGCGAAAACCTGATGCTGCTCACGCCGCGCGGCCATCCTCGGGTGCGCACGCCGCGCGACGTGATCCTGCCAACGCTGGTCGCATTCGAGCGCGGCTGCACGTATCGCAAGTACGTCGAGCAATGGTACGCGGCGCACGGGACGAAGCCGGCGCGCGTGCTCGAACTCGGCTCGTACCACGCGATCGTCGCGTGCGTCGCGGCCGGCGCGGGCGTCGCGGTCGCGCCGCGTTCGGTGCTCGACCTGCAGCCCGGGACCGACAACGTCGCGGCGCATGCGATCGCCGAATTCGAAGGGATCGACACGGTGCTTGCGTGGCGCAAGGGTTACGCGTCGGCGGCACTCGGCGCGCTGCGCGACGCACTGGAGGCGGCCGCGCGGCCGCCGGCCGATGCCGGGAAGCGGCGCGCGGCGGCGACGGCCTGA